In Candidatus Omnitrophota bacterium, a single window of DNA contains:
- a CDS encoding P-II family nitrogen regulator yields the protein MKKIEAIVRPEKVQEVRVALDRAGWSGLTIEEVEGHGKQKGITQQWRGESYQIELLPKFRIEVVVPDSEVEKIIEVICKAAKTGSVGDGKIFVLEVLDAVRIRTDERGEAVL from the coding sequence ATGAAGAAAATCGAAGCCATTGTGAGACCTGAAAAGGTTCAGGAAGTGCGGGTTGCCTTGGACCGCGCCGGTTGGTCAGGCCTGACCATCGAGGAAGTCGAGGGCCACGGCAAACAAAAAGGCATCACCCAGCAGTGGAGAGGGGAGTCTTACCAGATAGAACTCTTGCCCAAGTTCCGTATTGAGGTGGTGGTGCCGGATTCCGAGGTCGAAAAGATTATCGAGGTCATTTGTAAGGCAGCCAAGACCGGGTCAGTGGGGGACGGCAAAATCTTTGTCCTCGAGGTTCTGGACGCCGTTAGGATTCGTACAGACGAAAGGGGCGAAGCCGTCCTTTAG